A DNA window from Legionella sp. MW5194 contains the following coding sequences:
- a CDS encoding flagellar motor protein, whose product MDGLTLLGLVTGFLAIIIGQMFEGGELNSLLNLPALVIVMGGTMGAVMVQTPLSTFKRAFKILPWIIRPPKQSYDQTREQLVDLARRARQYGLLSLEDFMEQEPNPLMRQGLELLVIGVDKKTVRQILEAEIDRREAHDLHAAHVFESMGGYSPTIGILGAVLGLIQVMRNLAEPGELGAGIAVAFVATIYGVGLANLMFLPIANKIKSCVANQVHHDEMLVEGLVSMAGGESPNMLSLKLNNFGQHHQNAKKEKQGSSA is encoded by the coding sequence ATGGACGGTTTGACCCTACTCGGATTGGTAACCGGATTTTTGGCAATCATTATCGGCCAGATGTTTGAGGGGGGCGAACTAAATTCGCTGTTGAATTTGCCGGCGCTGGTGATTGTCATGGGCGGAACCATGGGCGCTGTCATGGTGCAAACGCCGCTGTCCACGTTTAAACGCGCATTTAAAATCCTTCCCTGGATTATACGTCCGCCCAAACAGAGTTACGATCAGACGCGTGAACAACTGGTTGATTTAGCAAGGCGTGCCCGCCAATACGGCCTGTTGTCGCTGGAAGATTTCATGGAACAGGAGCCTAATCCACTCATGCGGCAGGGCCTGGAGTTACTGGTCATTGGCGTGGACAAGAAAACCGTACGCCAGATCCTGGAGGCCGAAATTGACCGCCGCGAAGCCCATGATCTCCATGCCGCGCATGTCTTTGAAAGCATGGGCGGCTACAGCCCTACCATCGGGATTCTCGGGGCGGTGCTGGGTTTGATTCAGGTCATGAGAAACCTGGCGGAACCGGGTGAATTGGGTGCCGGTATTGCCGTCGCCTTCGTGGCGACCATCTACGGCGTGGGGTTAGCCAACCTCATGTTTTTACCCATTGCCAATAAAATCAAGAGCTGTGTGGCCAATCAGGTTCATCATGATGAGATGCTTGTCGAAGGCCTGGTGTCAATGGCCGGCGGGGAGAGTCCAAATATGCTAAGCTTAAAATTGAATAATTTTGGACAACATCATCAAAATGCGAAAAAAGAGAAACAAGGCAGTTCAGCATGA
- a CDS encoding DUF2802 domain-containing protein, whose product MSLIVVMELLLTLGLAYVIYHQRQQLLDVEKRLQTLSQAMAQHQLEQAAVVNADLVFAKKLTEINSQLVSMDNQLQSLETKRDNDGGYQHALKILEMGGNKDEIISSCHLSNAEAELLMNLHAYRAVIKTPA is encoded by the coding sequence ATGAGTTTAATCGTCGTCATGGAGTTGTTATTAACCTTAGGTCTGGCCTATGTCATTTATCATCAGCGACAGCAACTGCTGGATGTGGAAAAACGGCTTCAAACCCTAAGCCAGGCCATGGCTCAGCATCAGCTGGAGCAGGCCGCGGTGGTGAATGCCGACTTGGTATTTGCCAAAAAATTGACGGAAATTAACAGCCAGTTGGTCAGTATGGACAATCAGCTGCAATCCCTGGAAACCAAGCGTGATAATGACGGTGGTTATCAACATGCATTAAAAATCCTTGAAATGGGCGGCAACAAGGATGAAATCATCAGCAGCTGCCATTTATCCAACGCGGAAGCGGAATTGCTGATGAATCTGCATGCCTATCGGGCGGTGATAAAAACCCCGGCCTGA
- the flhF gene encoding flagellar biosynthesis protein FlhF, which produces MKLKRFVAPDTRTAMQQIKTAFGPDAVILSSSRVDNGVEVVAAIDYDETVLSAEAAVASAEPPPLPAIKPVESPLDEMRQEIQTLRGMLEAQIRGHGGQGEPLHAVLMQKLLYLGVSQRTAAALVSGVSPTLNQQKGWQQVLNDFSMRLPIYDSRRIEEGGVYAFVGPTGVGKTTTLAKVAARFVLRFGAENLGLVTMDTYRIAAEEQLLLYGKILGVQVCVAQDDVSLSRVIRQLSNKKLVLIDTAGMNPADERVAQQMDLLSTKLHSIATVLVLPATSHYQVIADAIQRYQANRVEQCIITKLDEALALGGILSAVTEARLGVSYLTHGQRVPEDIKMATRHQLIEQLAEQGQAMQQRIELEGAAMQQAARGVYVES; this is translated from the coding sequence ATGAAACTGAAACGCTTTGTTGCACCTGATACTCGCACTGCCATGCAGCAGATTAAGACGGCGTTTGGCCCGGATGCTGTCATATTGTCCAGCAGCCGGGTGGATAACGGCGTTGAAGTGGTGGCAGCCATTGATTACGACGAAACTGTATTGAGTGCGGAGGCGGCTGTAGCAAGTGCCGAACCCCCACCATTACCTGCCATTAAACCAGTGGAGTCGCCGCTCGATGAAATGCGGCAGGAAATCCAGACGCTGCGCGGCATGCTGGAAGCGCAAATTCGTGGCCATGGCGGCCAGGGCGAACCCCTGCATGCGGTGTTGATGCAAAAACTGCTTTATCTGGGTGTCAGTCAGCGAACGGCCGCGGCACTGGTCAGCGGCGTCAGTCCCACACTGAATCAGCAAAAAGGCTGGCAGCAGGTATTGAACGATTTTTCCATGCGCCTTCCCATTTATGATTCCCGCCGCATTGAAGAAGGGGGTGTTTACGCCTTTGTCGGGCCGACCGGGGTTGGGAAGACGACCACCCTGGCGAAAGTGGCCGCGCGCTTTGTATTGCGTTTCGGCGCTGAAAACCTGGGCCTGGTTACCATGGACACTTACCGCATTGCTGCAGAAGAACAGCTGCTGCTTTATGGCAAAATTTTAGGGGTACAGGTCTGCGTGGCGCAGGATGACGTGTCTTTAAGCCGCGTTATCCGGCAACTCAGCAATAAAAAGTTGGTCCTGATTGATACGGCAGGTATGAATCCAGCCGATGAACGGGTTGCCCAACAAATGGATTTGCTGAGCACCAAACTTCATTCCATTGCTACGGTCCTGGTTTTACCGGCTACCAGCCATTATCAGGTGATTGCCGATGCCATTCAGCGGTATCAGGCCAATCGGGTCGAGCAGTGCATCATCACCAAGCTTGACGAAGCCTTGGCTTTAGGCGGCATATTGAGCGCGGTAACGGAGGCGCGGCTGGGGGTGAGTTACCTCACTCATGGCCAGCGGGTACCCGAAGACATCAAAATGGCAACAAGGCATCAATTAATTGAGCAGCTGGCGGAGCAAGGCCAGGCCATGCAGCAACGGATCGAACTGGAAGGTGCGGCCATGCAACAGGCGGCGAGGGGGGTGTATGTCGAAAGTTAA
- a CDS encoding MinD/ParA family protein, whose protein sequence is MSKVKQGGEVGNQADGLRNISRSKPVKVIAVSAGKGGVGKSNVSVNLAVALAQKDKKVLLLDADLGLANIDIMLGLHTKFNLSHVIQGICNLTDIMLTGPYDIKVIPAASGTEYMTQLSAAEHAGIIDAFNELTDDFDYMIIDTAAGISDTVLSFTRSSQEIIVVVCDEPTSLTDAYALIKVMSKRYEWTHFHILANMVRSVKDGRELFNKLYRVAEQFLDVSLDYLGAIPFDNQVHEAVKKQKAVLVAYPECSATKAIHQLAENVEDWPFRRSLGGNTSFFLERLVAGEH, encoded by the coding sequence ATGTCGAAAGTTAAACAAGGCGGTGAAGTCGGCAATCAGGCCGACGGATTGCGCAATATCAGCCGCTCCAAACCGGTCAAAGTCATTGCCGTTTCTGCCGGGAAGGGCGGGGTTGGCAAAAGCAATGTGTCTGTTAACCTGGCCGTGGCGCTTGCTCAGAAGGATAAAAAAGTGCTGCTCCTGGACGCCGATTTGGGATTGGCCAACATTGACATCATGCTGGGGCTGCACACCAAATTCAATTTATCCCACGTGATTCAGGGCATCTGCAATTTAACGGACATCATGCTGACCGGCCCCTATGACATTAAAGTGATACCGGCTGCTTCCGGTACGGAATACATGACCCAGCTCAGCGCAGCCGAGCATGCTGGCATTATTGATGCATTCAATGAGCTAACGGATGACTTTGATTACATGATCATCGATACGGCGGCCGGCATTTCCGATACTGTGCTAAGCTTTACTCGATCGTCGCAGGAAATTATTGTGGTGGTCTGTGATGAACCCACTTCGTTAACGGATGCTTATGCTTTAATCAAAGTCATGAGCAAACGCTATGAATGGACGCATTTTCACATCCTGGCCAACATGGTCAGAAGCGTCAAGGATGGACGGGAGCTGTTTAACAAACTTTACCGGGTTGCTGAGCAGTTTCTGGATGTGAGCCTGGATTACCTTGGGGCCATTCCCTTTGATAATCAGGTTCATGAGGCGGTTAAAAAACAAAAAGCAGTGTTGGTTGCTTATCCTGAATGCAGTGCGACAAAAGCAATACATCAGCTGGCGGAAAATGTTGAAGATTGGCCATTTAGGCGTTCGTTAGGCGGTAATACCAGCTTTTTTCTGGAACGGCTGGTTGCGGGTGAACACTGA
- a CDS encoding RNA polymerase sigma factor FliA produces the protein MDALEAYGKVNQQTQETLIKTHALMVKRIAHHLLVRLPYSVQLDDLIQAGMLGLLEAVRNYDSSKGASFETYAGIRIRGHMLDEVRRNDWVPRSVYRNARMVAEAVKKVENRLGRDAKDKEIADELNISLDEYHSLLKDSAGSQLYGFDDLGVTEDVLKGEPGSSSEPHENALHEDMVRHLAEVIETLPQKEQLVLSLYYEQDLNLKEIGQVLGVSESRVSQIHSQATIRLKARLSE, from the coding sequence GTGGATGCTTTGGAAGCATACGGCAAAGTAAATCAACAGACCCAGGAAACGCTGATTAAGACCCATGCCTTAATGGTCAAGCGTATTGCCCATCATTTACTCGTGCGATTACCTTATTCTGTACAACTGGATGATTTGATTCAGGCGGGCATGTTGGGCTTGCTGGAAGCAGTCAGAAATTATGATTCCAGTAAAGGCGCTTCCTTTGAAACCTATGCAGGGATCCGCATTCGCGGCCACATGCTGGATGAAGTCAGACGAAACGATTGGGTTCCCCGCTCGGTTTACCGGAATGCCCGCATGGTGGCGGAGGCGGTTAAAAAAGTCGAAAACCGTTTAGGCCGTGATGCTAAAGATAAAGAAATTGCGGACGAATTAAATATAAGCCTGGATGAATACCATTCGCTTTTAAAAGACTCCGCCGGCAGTCAGTTGTATGGTTTTGATGATTTGGGGGTAACGGAGGATGTTTTGAAAGGGGAGCCTGGCAGTTCCTCGGAGCCGCATGAAAATGCCCTTCACGAGGACATGGTGAGGCATTTAGCCGAGGTCATTGAAACGCTGCCGCAGAAAGAACAGCTGGTCTTGTCGCTTTATTATGAACAGGATCTGAACTTAAAAGAAATTGGTCAGGTTTTGGGTGTCAGTGAGTCCCGTGTTTCACAAATTCATAGTCAGGCGACAATTCGCCTGAAAGCACGATTATCGGAATAG
- a CDS encoding flagellar motor protein MotB, with protein MRKKRNKAVQHEDTHRWMVSYADFITLLFAFFVVMYAISSVNVSKYKALSEGMNSAFNSKGVDRAPVQFSTNSKEGKALLEMKGSENEQFNALEKSLSELQDPDMNIHSDNGWVELDIKAGALFDSGSADLKPAGIVKLMKIAEIIKKVPYPIALEGYTDNVPINTPQFPSNWELSTARAAALARVLTIYGVDPGKITVTGYGEQYPVADNTSEDGRAKNRRVNLIIAKNKTVPRFLNPDLSGKKVESLDAGNLNLSPGESHLQPIGKESQ; from the coding sequence ATGCGAAAAAAGAGAAACAAGGCAGTTCAGCATGAGGACACGCATCGGTGGATGGTTTCATACGCCGATTTCATTACCCTCCTGTTTGCGTTTTTCGTGGTCATGTATGCCATTTCCTCCGTCAATGTCTCCAAATACAAAGCCCTGTCTGAAGGCATGAACTCTGCGTTTAATTCCAAAGGGGTGGATCGCGCCCCAGTGCAATTTTCAACCAACAGCAAGGAAGGGAAAGCCTTGCTGGAAATGAAGGGCAGCGAGAATGAGCAATTCAATGCCCTGGAGAAGTCCCTGTCTGAACTGCAGGATCCGGATATGAATATTCACAGTGACAACGGCTGGGTGGAGCTTGATATCAAAGCGGGCGCACTGTTTGACAGCGGCAGCGCTGATCTGAAACCGGCCGGCATCGTCAAATTAATGAAAATTGCGGAAATTATCAAAAAAGTACCGTATCCTATTGCATTGGAAGGGTATACCGATAATGTACCCATCAATACGCCGCAATTCCCGTCTAACTGGGAGTTGTCCACAGCTCGGGCTGCGGCTTTAGCGAGGGTATTGACGATTTACGGTGTGGATCCTGGTAAAATCACGGTCACAGGCTATGGCGAACAATACCCTGTCGCTGACAATACCTCAGAGGATGGACGGGCTAAAAATCGCCGTGTTAATCTGATTATTGCCAAAAACAAGACAGTGCCCCGGTTTTTAAACCCGGATTTGAGCGGCAAAAAAGTCGAATCGCTGGATGCTGGAAACCTGAATCTGTCTCCGGGCGAAAGCCATCTGCAGCCAATAGGCAAGGAGAGTCAATGA
- the flhA gene encoding flagellar biosynthesis protein FlhA, whose protein sequence is MNNVVSVLRQWMQHGLGTPLMMVIMLSMMILPLPPFLLDIFFTFNIALSLVVLLAVIYSNRPLDFAVFPTVLLIATLLRLALNVASTRVVLLHGHTGTDAAGQVIESFGEVVIGGDYAVGIVVFTILVIINFVVVTKGAGRVSEVSARFTLDSLPGKQMAIDADLNAGIINQEQAVQRRTEVAQEADFYGSMDGASKFVRGDAIAGILILFINLVGGLAIGMMQHGMNFSDALRNYTLLTIGDGLVAQVPSLVLSTAAAIMVTRVSTAQDMGKAVVHQVFGNPKSLFIAAGIIGGIGLIPGMPHVAFILLAAGLGGIGYLLLEREKAEKLIDKETEASSRIEEPATELSWDDVNPVDVIGLEVGYRLIPMVDSTQGGVLLSRIKGVRKKISQELGFLIPTVHIRDNLDLKPNNYRISLAGVVMGEAPIYNDKWLAINPGQVFGELDGLRTLDPAFGLEAVWINENQKEQAHTYGYTVVDASTVIATHLSQILEANSQQLLGYEETQQLLDKLARTSPKLVKELVPDTLTLGGVNKVLQGLLVEHIPLTDIRTIVETLAEAASKSKDIDYLIGQVRVALSRMITQKISGLHEELPIITLKPELEQLLQNSIQSNAGQGVSFEPGMADKIQHSLAQLAAQQQAKNELAVLVVQPGIRAALARFVRHISSNLHVLSYQEIPDNKEIRIIGTVG, encoded by the coding sequence ATGAATAATGTTGTGAGCGTTTTACGTCAATGGATGCAACACGGCCTGGGTACGCCACTGATGATGGTGATCATGCTGAGTATGATGATCCTGCCTCTGCCGCCTTTCTTACTTGATATTTTCTTTACCTTCAATATTGCTTTGTCGCTGGTGGTTCTGCTCGCTGTGATTTACAGCAACAGACCGCTTGATTTTGCTGTCTTTCCTACCGTGCTGCTTATCGCCACCCTGCTTCGCCTGGCATTGAATGTGGCCTCAACCCGCGTCGTGTTGCTGCATGGCCATACGGGTACGGATGCGGCGGGACAAGTCATCGAATCATTTGGTGAAGTGGTTATCGGCGGGGATTACGCGGTGGGGATTGTGGTTTTCACCATTCTTGTGATCATCAACTTTGTGGTGGTGACCAAAGGAGCCGGTCGCGTGTCGGAAGTCAGTGCACGCTTCACTCTGGATTCATTGCCCGGCAAGCAGATGGCGATTGATGCTGATTTGAACGCCGGCATCATTAATCAGGAACAAGCCGTCCAGCGACGAACTGAAGTCGCTCAGGAAGCGGATTTCTACGGCTCCATGGATGGTGCCAGCAAATTCGTGCGCGGAGACGCCATCGCCGGGATTCTTATCCTGTTCATCAACCTGGTCGGCGGACTGGCTATCGGCATGATGCAGCATGGCATGAATTTTTCAGATGCCTTACGCAATTATACTTTATTGACGATCGGTGACGGTTTGGTGGCGCAAGTGCCCTCCTTGGTGTTATCCACGGCGGCGGCCATCATGGTAACCCGGGTTTCAACCGCTCAGGACATGGGCAAGGCCGTGGTGCATCAGGTCTTTGGCAATCCCAAATCCCTGTTTATTGCTGCTGGCATTATTGGCGGTATTGGTTTAATTCCCGGCATGCCTCACGTTGCTTTTATTTTATTGGCAGCCGGTTTAGGGGGTATTGGCTATCTGCTTCTGGAAAGGGAAAAGGCAGAAAAGCTAATCGATAAAGAGACGGAAGCATCCAGTCGTATTGAAGAACCTGCCACGGAATTGTCCTGGGATGATGTCAATCCCGTGGATGTCATTGGCCTTGAAGTCGGGTATCGCCTTATCCCAATGGTGGACAGCACCCAGGGCGGTGTGTTGCTGTCGCGCATCAAGGGGGTACGCAAAAAGATTTCTCAGGAGCTTGGTTTCCTCATCCCCACGGTTCATATTCGCGATAATCTGGATTTAAAACCCAACAATTACCGCATCAGTCTAGCCGGTGTGGTGATGGGCGAGGCACCGATTTACAATGATAAATGGCTGGCGATTAACCCCGGGCAGGTCTTTGGCGAATTGGACGGTTTAAGGACGCTTGATCCCGCATTTGGTCTTGAAGCAGTCTGGATTAACGAAAATCAGAAAGAACAGGCGCATACCTACGGGTACACGGTGGTGGATGCCTCGACGGTCATTGCCACCCACCTAAGCCAGATCCTTGAAGCCAACAGTCAGCAATTACTCGGTTATGAAGAAACCCAGCAATTACTGGATAAACTGGCACGCACCTCACCCAAGCTGGTGAAAGAACTGGTGCCGGATACCTTGACGCTTGGCGGGGTGAATAAAGTCCTGCAGGGCCTGCTGGTTGAGCATATTCCTTTAACAGACATTCGAACCATTGTCGAAACCCTGGCAGAGGCGGCCAGTAAATCAAAAGACATTGATTACCTCATCGGTCAGGTCAGGGTAGCGCTGTCGCGCATGATCACTCAGAAAATAAGTGGTTTGCATGAAGAATTGCCCATCATTACGCTGAAACCGGAGCTGGAACAGTTATTGCAGAACAGCATCCAGAGCAACGCCGGCCAAGGCGTGAGCTTTGAACCCGGAATGGCGGATAAAATTCAGCACTCGCTGGCGCAGCTGGCAGCTCAGCAACAGGCGAAAAATGAATTAGCCGTTCTGGTGGTTCAACCGGGGATACGCGCGGCATTGGCACGATTTGTGCGTCACATTTCCAGTAATTTGCATGTTTTATCGTATCAGGAAATCCCTGATAACAAGGAGATTCGCATTATTGGTACGGTCGGTTAG
- the flhB gene encoding flagellar biosynthesis protein FlhB, producing MADDEQSQEKTEQPSPKRLKEAREKGQIARSKDFNATIILLFSGAGFLVFGNFLSTHFLTMMHHAFEFDSRILLTSMDMMYNLYFIIQTGAMAVFPVLMVILVLSIAAPLLMGGWVFSLQSVQPQFSRLSPLKGIKRMLSVKGLMEMLKAMAKFFLISIVSIVVLKWKIPALLALANYPLTSALSEGLWIVGILFLIISASLILIAAVDVPFQWYEHNKQLKMTKQELKDEYKETEGKPEVKAQIRRTQQEIARRRMMSEVPKAAVVLTNPTHYAVAISYRQDGTRAPIVVAKGKDLVALQINRVAKANDVPILSLPPLARAIFFSTDLNAEIPRGLYVAVAQVLAYIFQLEDKSRYETTPGFLNDLPIPDELKRDVEDEA from the coding sequence ATGGCAGACGACGAACAATCCCAGGAGAAGACCGAACAGCCCTCGCCCAAACGGTTAAAAGAAGCGAGGGAAAAGGGTCAGATCGCGCGTTCGAAAGACTTTAACGCCACCATCATCCTGCTGTTTTCCGGCGCGGGATTTTTGGTTTTCGGCAATTTTTTATCCACGCATTTTCTCACCATGATGCATCATGCCTTTGAATTCGACAGCCGTATTCTTTTAACCAGCATGGACATGATGTACAACCTTTACTTTATCATTCAGACCGGGGCAATGGCGGTATTCCCAGTGTTGATGGTCATTCTTGTGCTTTCCATCGCCGCCCCGCTGCTCATGGGCGGCTGGGTGTTCAGCCTGCAATCGGTGCAGCCGCAGTTTTCGCGCTTAAGTCCCTTAAAGGGCATCAAGCGCATGCTGTCGGTCAAAGGCCTCATGGAAATGCTCAAAGCCATGGCTAAATTTTTTCTCATCTCCATTGTGTCGATTGTGGTGCTGAAATGGAAAATTCCCGCGTTGCTTGCGCTCGCAAATTACCCCTTGACCAGTGCCTTGAGCGAAGGGTTATGGATAGTGGGCATCCTTTTTTTGATAATCAGCGCCAGTTTAATTCTTATCGCCGCGGTGGATGTGCCATTTCAATGGTATGAGCACAACAAGCAATTGAAAATGACAAAACAGGAATTAAAAGACGAATACAAGGAAACGGAAGGAAAGCCAGAGGTTAAAGCCCAGATCCGTCGCACCCAACAGGAAATAGCAAGACGCCGCATGATGAGTGAAGTGCCCAAAGCGGCGGTAGTCTTAACCAACCCCACGCATTACGCAGTGGCCATCAGCTACCGGCAGGATGGCACGCGCGCACCCATTGTCGTGGCCAAGGGCAAGGATTTGGTGGCGTTGCAGATTAACCGGGTGGCCAAGGCCAACGATGTGCCCATTCTTTCCCTGCCGCCTTTAGCCCGTGCCATTTTCTTTTCAACGGATTTGAATGCGGAGATTCCGCGGGGGTTGTATGTGGCCGTGGCCCAGGTTCTGGCCTATATCTTTCAACTGGAGGATAAAAGCCGTTATGAAACGACACCGGGCTTTTTAAACGATTTACCCATTCCTGATGAGTTGAAACGCGATGTGGAGGATGAAGCATGA
- the ceg17 gene encoding Dot/Icm T4SS effector Ceg17, translating to MQSTTSIYEQIKQDKKSYPGVTLSYKGALYTPDHFEQGKYIDPNPNLSPLAAFTERFKNIGALVIRFHLGQGQRAGLLQQVAEFDYRENPVERPAHGDDEANLFFSEIESTHPKAVGQSLEFISHLPLGRSKLLNERAQPLVHVNRQGTYGEQGLWDILHAPVWNVGRNLRYELTKQGFIYLTCPAEFSPKDRALLDFALRTSGKPFALVVEQFAAQSQTAAISKLRFYLDDKQEFTREANGLAIATDKEFAPLGWIIHEKTGDILPQEITEDIIRVTALAEGGFYEKRSTQQKLLQSGNLVNSSGLGLFIQNQAFNAMYVIFDYLQQYQFDPRPLLDTSLQVVYNRLQAALKDDPSVIDDFLTGALQDEMVQPLKVSQPRSKRTVLPVRFTNPFAVIDNNLKAIAYAFELKDSAGQPVFRPFDDMAVIEPHDQLIDVKLNGMLVLPSFNTGSHVASVLSTALLVAEQMIVEQLLPDAVTKGTDSDFNTLLKALELKDTKAFSHFMALLAHFPEEDKRPVVGAQFDYCQPVLHYLRKLLDFDKLPGLICRFAEPGMSTEAVLKHLKAEELEILCHALRTLYLIGNRLQQFPLTSAQSAASRGINAGLEPLIARLFPSLAKELSIDATHKRYAEVDLPDPEKMKKRLLVKNLDKCPFFSQKTKGPLLEENQQGLQASQQETKAKSDATPPSPGFFSHVREYKSTIGFVVGAAVATAGIISTM from the coding sequence ATGCAAAGCACAACCAGTATTTACGAGCAGATTAAGCAGGATAAAAAATCTTACCCGGGGGTGACACTGTCTTACAAAGGGGCGCTGTATACCCCGGATCATTTTGAGCAAGGCAAATACATTGATCCTAATCCCAATTTAAGCCCGCTGGCGGCGTTTACCGAACGATTCAAAAACATCGGGGCTCTTGTCATTCGATTCCACCTCGGCCAGGGGCAGCGCGCCGGATTACTGCAGCAGGTGGCGGAATTTGACTATCGTGAGAATCCTGTTGAGCGCCCGGCCCATGGCGATGATGAGGCCAACCTGTTCTTCAGCGAAATCGAATCTACCCATCCCAAGGCGGTAGGGCAGTCGCTGGAATTCATCAGTCATTTGCCTTTGGGACGTTCAAAATTATTGAATGAACGGGCTCAACCGTTGGTGCATGTCAATCGTCAGGGTACTTATGGCGAACAGGGGCTTTGGGATATTCTTCATGCTCCGGTATGGAATGTGGGTCGTAATCTGCGCTATGAATTAACGAAACAGGGATTTATTTACCTGACTTGTCCCGCTGAGTTTTCTCCGAAAGACAGGGCCTTGTTGGATTTCGCACTTCGCACTTCCGGTAAACCGTTTGCCCTGGTGGTGGAGCAGTTCGCTGCCCAATCACAGACAGCGGCCATCAGTAAACTGCGTTTCTACCTGGACGATAAGCAGGAGTTTACGCGAGAGGCCAATGGCCTGGCGATTGCCACTGACAAAGAATTTGCTCCTTTAGGCTGGATTATTCATGAAAAAACCGGCGACATCCTGCCTCAGGAAATCACCGAAGACATTATTCGCGTTACAGCGCTCGCCGAGGGCGGCTTTTATGAGAAGCGCTCGACTCAGCAAAAATTGCTGCAATCGGGAAACCTGGTTAACAGCAGCGGTCTGGGATTGTTCATCCAGAATCAAGCCTTTAATGCCATGTACGTGATTTTTGATTACTTGCAACAATACCAGTTTGATCCTCGACCGCTGTTAGATACGTCGCTTCAGGTGGTTTATAACCGCCTGCAGGCTGCATTAAAAGATGACCCTTCCGTCATCGACGATTTCTTAACCGGTGCTTTGCAGGATGAGATGGTGCAGCCGCTTAAAGTCAGTCAACCGCGCAGTAAACGCACCGTTTTGCCTGTCCGGTTTACCAATCCATTTGCTGTTATTGATAATAATCTTAAAGCCATCGCCTATGCTTTCGAACTCAAAGACAGTGCAGGACAACCTGTTTTCCGTCCCTTTGATGACATGGCGGTAATTGAACCACACGATCAGTTGATTGATGTGAAACTCAACGGCATGCTGGTTTTGCCCTCATTTAATACTGGCAGCCATGTGGCTTCAGTCTTGTCAACGGCCTTGCTGGTTGCAGAGCAGATGATCGTGGAGCAGCTGCTTCCAGATGCCGTGACAAAAGGCACTGACAGTGATTTTAACACCCTGTTAAAAGCCCTTGAGCTTAAAGACACCAAGGCTTTTTCCCATTTCATGGCCCTCCTTGCCCATTTTCCCGAGGAGGATAAAAGACCGGTGGTAGGTGCTCAGTTTGATTATTGCCAACCCGTCTTGCATTATCTGCGAAAGCTACTCGATTTTGATAAGCTACCGGGTTTGATCTGCCGTTTTGCAGAACCGGGCATGAGTACAGAAGCCGTTCTCAAGCACTTAAAGGCAGAAGAGCTTGAGATTCTGTGTCACGCATTACGGACGCTTTACCTCATTGGCAATAGGCTGCAGCAGTTCCCATTGACCAGTGCTCAATCGGCAGCGTCGCGCGGCATCAATGCGGGGTTGGAACCTTTGATTGCTCGTTTATTCCCTTCATTAGCGAAAGAATTATCGATTGATGCCACCCACAAACGGTATGCAGAAGTCGACTTGCCTGATCCGGAAAAAATGAAAAAACGATTGTTGGTCAAAAACCTCGATAAGTGCCCTTTCTTTAGTCAAAAAACAAAAGGACCGTTGCTGGAAGAAAACCAACAAGGACTGCAAGCGTCACAACAGGAAACGAAAGCCAAGTCGGATGCAACCCCGCCTTCGCCGGGCTTTTTCAGTCACGTGAGGGAGTATAAAAGCACCATTGGCTTTGTTGTCGGAGCGGCGGTTGCGACGGCAGGTATTATTTCAACTATGTGA